One Kitasatospora sp. MAP12-44 DNA segment encodes these proteins:
- a CDS encoding HAMP domain-containing sensor histidine kinase, which produces MTDQQNGRRLATGLWRRRLRLSSLRVRLVAVFAVVALAAASSASGIAYWLNRDAVLKRAQDNALIDFRASLTRNVSNLPPGASCSDLAQFASDVATFGLNYSVVVVDSSRPGCTASSTARFTIDQVPPALMTAVARTRPTGPENQFAHHLYWQRVNLDGEPFVVGGTQIVPTGLTAYMFKSLDNERADLNTLGWSLAVATLLALIAATLLAQGASATVLRPVRQLADAARKLGEGQLDTRLEVSGADELSDLARTFNKTAEALFNQVEELSAREAQSRRFVADMSHELRTPLTAMTAVTDILEDEADSLDPMIEPAVRLVVSETRRLSDLVENLMEVTRFDAGTARLVADEMDIADLIMSCIDGRAWYDAVEVDAPRGVLAVVDPRRLDVVFANLIGNALKHGGSPVRVKVTELPDRIVVAVSDSGPGIPQDVLPHVFDRFYKADKGRARSEGSGLGLSIAMANAQIHGGTITAANAPGEAGGGAVFTLTLPLTPPEPGGGESAGEDGAAGAAGPSDGSERRSGR; this is translated from the coding sequence GTGACTGACCAACAGAACGGCCGCCGCCTGGCCACCGGCCTGTGGCGGCGGCGGCTCCGGCTGAGCTCGCTTCGCGTACGGCTGGTCGCGGTGTTCGCCGTGGTGGCCCTGGCCGCCGCCTCCTCCGCCTCCGGCATCGCCTACTGGCTCAACCGGGACGCGGTGCTCAAGCGTGCCCAGGACAACGCGCTGATCGACTTCCGGGCCTCGCTGACCCGCAACGTCTCCAACCTGCCGCCCGGCGCGAGCTGCTCCGATCTCGCCCAGTTCGCCTCCGATGTGGCGACCTTCGGGCTGAACTACAGCGTGGTCGTGGTGGACAGCAGCCGGCCGGGCTGCACGGCGAGTTCGACCGCGCGGTTCACCATCGACCAGGTGCCGCCGGCCCTGATGACCGCCGTCGCCAGGACCCGGCCGACCGGGCCGGAGAACCAGTTCGCCCACCACCTCTACTGGCAGCGGGTGAACCTGGACGGCGAGCCGTTCGTGGTGGGCGGGACGCAGATCGTGCCGACCGGGCTGACGGCGTACATGTTCAAGTCGCTGGACAACGAGCGGGCCGATCTCAACACGCTGGGCTGGTCGTTGGCCGTCGCCACGCTGCTGGCGCTGATCGCGGCGACCCTGCTGGCCCAGGGCGCCTCGGCGACCGTCCTTCGTCCGGTCCGCCAACTTGCCGACGCCGCAAGGAAACTGGGCGAGGGGCAGCTGGACACCCGACTGGAGGTCAGTGGCGCCGACGAACTCTCCGACCTGGCGAGGACGTTCAACAAGACAGCCGAGGCACTGTTCAACCAGGTCGAGGAGTTGAGCGCGCGCGAGGCGCAGAGCCGGCGGTTCGTCGCCGACATGTCGCACGAGCTGCGCACCCCGCTCACCGCGATGACCGCGGTCACCGACATCCTGGAGGACGAGGCCGACTCGCTGGACCCGATGATCGAGCCGGCCGTCCGGCTGGTGGTCAGCGAGACCCGGCGGCTCTCCGACCTGGTGGAGAACCTGATGGAGGTGACCCGCTTCGACGCGGGCACCGCCAGGCTGGTCGCGGACGAGATGGACATCGCCGACCTGATCATGTCCTGCATCGACGGCCGGGCCTGGTACGACGCCGTCGAGGTGGACGCCCCGCGCGGGGTGCTGGCGGTGGTCGACCCGCGCCGGCTCGACGTGGTCTTCGCCAACCTGATCGGCAACGCGCTCAAGCACGGCGGCTCGCCGGTACGGGTCAAGGTCACCGAGCTGCCGGACCGGATCGTGGTCGCCGTCTCGGACAGCGGGCCCGGCATCCCGCAGGACGTGCTGCCGCATGTCTTCGACCGGTTCTACAAGGCCGACAAGGGCCGCGCGCGCTCGGAGGGCAGCGGGCTCGGGCTCTCGATCGCGATGGCCAACGCCCAGATCCACGGCGGCACCATCACCGCGGCCAACGCACCGGGCGAGGCCGGGGGCGGCGCGGTCTTCACGCTGACCCTGCCGCTGACACCCCCCGAACCGGGCGGCGGCGAGTCGGCAGGCGAGGATGGAGCGGCAGGGGCGGCAGGGCCGTCTGACGGATCAGAGCGGAGGTCGGGGCGGTGA
- a CDS encoding VanZ family protein, with product MRIENRRQAVAALPGLGASPVPEHPPGGAPADPVSRTVRTAGLVLLGLYLCLMGWLALRPATTAWAYDTNLTPFGSVDRAFETGGLAGLRRLADGLLPLAPLGVLLPLAGGRLRTAWLSSWAQVVGATVVIATALEFVETSWAGRVLNVDDMLLPALGAGAVHLVLVPAGRALLRARLARERTPVGAPVDLPSPPAAAPMRPLVRHPDVQHPDVRHPDVRPATTPSAVQLRPAVDPRPLSAVKAGRS from the coding sequence GTGCGGATCGAGAACCGTCGACAGGCCGTAGCAGCCCTGCCGGGGCTCGGTGCTTCGCCCGTCCCGGAGCACCCACCGGGCGGGGCGCCCGCCGACCCGGTGTCCCGGACGGTCCGCACCGCGGGGCTGGTGCTGCTCGGGCTCTACCTCTGCCTGATGGGCTGGCTGGCGCTGCGTCCCGCTACGACCGCCTGGGCGTACGACACCAACCTGACGCCGTTCGGCTCGGTCGACCGGGCCTTCGAGACCGGCGGGCTCGCCGGGCTGCGGCGGCTGGCGGACGGGCTGCTGCCGCTGGCGCCGCTGGGCGTCCTGCTGCCGCTGGCGGGGGGACGGCTGCGGACGGCCTGGCTGTCCTCCTGGGCGCAGGTGGTCGGGGCCACCGTAGTGATCGCCACTGCGCTGGAGTTCGTCGAGACCTCCTGGGCGGGCCGGGTGCTGAACGTCGACGACATGCTGCTCCCGGCGCTCGGCGCCGGGGCGGTGCACCTGGTCCTGGTGCCCGCCGGGCGCGCGCTGCTGCGTGCGCGCCTCGCGCGGGAGCGCACGCCGGTCGGTGCACCAGTTGACCTGCCCAGCCCGCCCGCCGCCGCGCCGATGCGCCCGCTCGTCCGGCACCCCGACGTGCAGCACCCCGACGTACGGCACCCCGACGTACGCCCCGCCACCACCCCGTCGGCCGTGCAGCTGCGGCCGGCTGTGGACCCGCGGCCGCTGAGCGCGGTCAAGGCCGGCCGAAGCTGA
- a CDS encoding PspC domain-containing protein produces the protein MRTLARPRHNRVIAGVCAGVAERFGLTAWTVRLIFLASCLLPGPQFLIYLALWLLLPQEP, from the coding sequence ATGCGCACCCTCGCCCGCCCCCGCCACAACCGCGTCATCGCCGGCGTCTGCGCCGGGGTGGCCGAGCGCTTCGGCCTCACCGCGTGGACGGTGCGGCTGATCTTCCTGGCATCCTGCCTGCTGCCCGGCCCGCAGTTCCTGATCTACCTGGCGCTCTGGCTGCTGCTCCCGCAGGAGCCCTGA
- a CDS encoding ATP-binding protein, translating to MKQATLKVAGTAALGVAIAAVAAGSASAAAGTGGLGLGVPLQDTGSLTGATTSSLSKTPAVGGPVAQTMGTLNPSAGAQAPAADAAPAGGNRAAGLPTNALTGVAGKAQSPVTGLLGGAVPVSGGLPGLGGS from the coding sequence ATGAAGCAGGCCACACTCAAGGTCGCCGGTACCGCGGCGCTCGGCGTTGCCATCGCTGCGGTCGCGGCCGGTTCCGCATCCGCCGCAGCCGGCACCGGCGGCCTCGGGCTCGGTGTCCCGCTGCAGGACACCGGCAGCCTGACCGGTGCCACCACCAGCAGCCTCAGCAAGACCCCGGCGGTCGGCGGCCCGGTCGCCCAGACCATGGGCACCCTCAACCCGAGCGCCGGCGCCCAGGCGCCCGCTGCGGACGCCGCGCCCGCCGGTGGCAACCGCGCGGCCGGGCTGCCGACCAACGCGCTGACCGGCGTGGCCGGCAAGGCGCAGAGCCCGGTCACCGGCCTGCTCGGTGGCGCTGTCCCGGTCAGCGGCGGCCTGCCGGGCCTCGGCGGCAGCTGA
- a CDS encoding adenosine deaminase has protein sequence MEKQISVPAGTTAPRIPTADQIKRAPKVLLHDHLDGGLRPETIVELAAACGYQGLPTTDPVKLGIWFREAADSGSLVRYLETFAHTCAVMQTREALVRVAADCAEDLAADGVVYAEVRYAPEQHLEAGLTLDEVVEAVNEGFRLGEATAKANGHRIRVGTLLTAMRHAARSQEIAELANRFRDQGVVGFDIAGAEAGHPPTRHQGAFDYLKGENNHFTIHAGEAFGLPSIWEALQCCGADRLGHGVRIIDDITVHDDGTVTLGRLAAYVRDKRIPLEMCPTSNLQTAAATSYAEHPIGLLSRLKFRITVNTDNRLMSGTSMSQEFAHLVEAFGYTLDDMSWFSTNAMKSAFLPFDERLAMINDVIKPGYAELKAEWLFGGVV, from the coding sequence ATGGAAAAGCAGATCTCTGTTCCCGCGGGCACCACGGCCCCGCGCATCCCCACCGCCGACCAGATCAAGCGCGCGCCCAAGGTGCTGCTGCACGACCACCTGGACGGCGGCCTCCGCCCCGAGACCATCGTCGAACTGGCGGCCGCCTGCGGCTACCAGGGGCTCCCCACCACCGACCCGGTCAAGCTGGGCATCTGGTTCCGCGAGGCCGCCGACTCCGGCTCGCTGGTCCGCTACCTGGAGACCTTCGCCCACACCTGCGCCGTCATGCAGACCCGCGAGGCGCTGGTCCGGGTCGCCGCCGACTGCGCCGAGGACCTGGCCGCCGACGGCGTGGTGTACGCCGAGGTGCGCTACGCCCCCGAGCAGCACCTGGAGGCCGGGCTGACCCTCGACGAGGTCGTCGAGGCGGTCAACGAGGGCTTCCGCCTCGGCGAGGCCACCGCCAAGGCGAACGGCCACCGGATCCGGGTCGGCACCCTGCTCACCGCGATGCGGCACGCCGCCCGCTCGCAGGAGATCGCCGAGCTGGCCAACCGCTTCCGCGACCAGGGCGTGGTGGGCTTCGACATCGCCGGCGCCGAGGCCGGCCACCCGCCGACCCGCCACCAGGGCGCCTTCGATTACCTCAAGGGCGAGAACAACCACTTCACCATCCACGCCGGCGAGGCCTTCGGTCTGCCCTCGATCTGGGAGGCCCTGCAGTGCTGCGGCGCCGACCGGCTCGGCCACGGCGTGCGGATCATCGACGACATCACCGTGCACGACGACGGCACCGTCACGCTCGGCCGGCTGGCCGCGTACGTGCGCGACAAGCGGATCCCGCTGGAGATGTGCCCGACCTCCAACCTGCAGACCGCGGCCGCGACTTCGTACGCCGAGCACCCGATCGGGCTGCTCAGCCGCCTGAAGTTCCGGATCACCGTGAACACCGACAACCGGCTGATGAGCGGGACCAGCATGAGCCAGGAGTTCGCCCACCTGGTGGAGGCCTTCGGCTACACGCTGGACGACATGTCCTGGTTCTCGACCAACGCGATGAAGTCCGCCTTCCTCCCGTTCGACGAGCGGCTTGCCATGATCAACGACGTGATCAAGCCGGGCTACGCGGAGCTCAAGGCCGAGTGGCTGTTCGGTGGCGTGGTCTGA
- a CDS encoding LysR family transcriptional regulator — protein MTYEERSPRPAELDPDAAAVLLAPKLAQFAAVARLEHVTRAAQLLGMPQPTLSRAVARLEDELGVALLARQGRTVRLTRAGRLLLGSVERALAEIERGAEAVRAEADPASGRVAFGFLHTLGTDAVPALLRGFRTDHPQVRFQLVQDYVAAMLGRMRAGELDLCLVSPIPDDPDVIVRPLDEQRLYLAVPSDHRLAGRRRIRLAEVAEEPFVAVEQGYGLRSITDDFCAQAGFAPRIAFEGEEAETLRGLVAVGLGVALLPPGLAPRPGVVDLEVTAPRTRRAIGLAWSAGRPLTPPVEAFRDFVLSRRGRLLDHD, from the coding sequence GTGACGTATGAAGAGCGCTCCCCCCGCCCCGCCGAACTCGACCCGGACGCCGCCGCGGTGCTGCTGGCCCCAAAGCTGGCCCAGTTCGCGGCGGTGGCCCGGCTCGAACACGTCACCCGGGCCGCCCAGTTGCTCGGGATGCCGCAGCCCACGCTGTCCCGCGCGGTGGCCCGCCTGGAGGACGAACTCGGCGTCGCGCTGCTGGCCCGGCAGGGCCGTACGGTCCGGCTCACCCGGGCCGGGCGGCTGCTGCTGGGCTCGGTGGAGCGGGCGCTGGCCGAGATCGAGCGCGGCGCGGAGGCGGTGCGCGCCGAGGCGGATCCGGCGTCCGGGCGGGTGGCCTTCGGGTTCCTCCACACCCTGGGGACGGACGCCGTCCCCGCGCTGCTGCGCGGGTTTCGCACCGACCATCCGCAGGTGCGCTTCCAGCTCGTGCAGGACTACGTGGCCGCGATGCTCGGCCGGATGCGGGCCGGCGAGCTGGATCTCTGCCTGGTCTCGCCGATCCCGGACGACCCTGACGTGATCGTCCGTCCGCTGGACGAGCAGCGGCTCTACCTGGCGGTGCCCTCCGACCACCGCTTGGCGGGGCGGCGCCGGATCCGGCTGGCGGAGGTTGCCGAAGAGCCGTTCGTCGCGGTCGAGCAGGGCTACGGGCTGCGGTCGATCACCGACGACTTCTGCGCGCAGGCGGGGTTCGCGCCGCGGATCGCCTTCGAGGGGGAGGAGGCGGAGACGCTGCGCGGGCTGGTCGCCGTCGGCCTCGGCGTGGCGCTGCTGCCACCGGGGCTGGCGCCGCGCCCGGGGGTGGTGGACCTGGAGGTGACCGCGCCGCGGACCAGGCGGGCGATCGGCCTGGCCTGGTCGGCGGGCCGGCCGCTGACGCCGCCGGTCGAGGCGTTCCGGGATTTCGTGCTCTCCCGCCGCGGCCGACTGCTGGACCACGACTGA
- a CDS encoding MFS transporter: MPPALPGAAVAAAPGARTATTPADTNAAAVPTDTADSAAPTGDLRLRPGQRDFKRSNLALFAAGIATFVLLYSTQGLLPLLSADLNLTPGQASWTASAATLGLALALLPASALSDRYGRTAVMTGSVVAASVIALALPFAPGLGALVTLRVLQGAALAGLPATAMAYLAEEVHPSALASAMGLYVAGNSIGGMGGRLVSGWVGAGFGWRWGLAASALLALLAAAAFRLLIPAARHFRRTPVDARALSRTVSAHLHNPLLLRLYALGMLFMAVFGAVYNTVGFRLVAAPFHLPQSMAASIFVVYLVGTASSAGAGRLAARLGRRGALYVAIGLTAGGLLLSLADSLLGALLGLVLITAGFFVGHATASSSVGRTATHGRAQASALYLIAYYLGNSLGGTLGADAYHSVGWPGSATVGLAAMALAAAVTLYATWRATPSRRSPAAATLRT, encoded by the coding sequence ATGCCTCCCGCCCTACCCGGGGCAGCCGTCGCCGCCGCGCCGGGTGCCCGCACCGCGACCACTCCCGCCGACACCAACGCCGCCGCCGTCCCGACTGACACTGCTGACTCTGCTGCCCCGACCGGCGACCTGCGACTGCGGCCCGGGCAGCGCGACTTCAAGCGCTCCAACCTCGCGCTGTTCGCCGCCGGCATCGCCACCTTCGTTCTGCTCTACTCCACCCAGGGCCTGCTGCCGCTACTCTCGGCCGACCTCAACCTCACGCCCGGCCAAGCCAGTTGGACCGCCTCGGCGGCCACCCTCGGGCTCGCCCTGGCCCTGCTGCCGGCCAGCGCGCTCTCCGACCGGTACGGGCGCACCGCCGTGATGACCGGCTCGGTGGTCGCCGCCTCGGTGATCGCGCTGGCCCTGCCGTTCGCCCCCGGGCTCGGCGCCCTGGTCACCCTGCGCGTCCTGCAGGGCGCGGCGCTGGCCGGACTGCCCGCCACCGCCATGGCCTACCTCGCCGAAGAGGTCCACCCGAGCGCGCTCGCCTCGGCGATGGGCCTGTACGTGGCCGGCAACAGCATCGGCGGCATGGGCGGCCGACTGGTCTCCGGCTGGGTCGGCGCCGGCTTCGGCTGGCGCTGGGGGCTCGCCGCCTCCGCCCTGCTCGCGCTGCTCGCCGCTGCCGCGTTCCGCCTGCTGATCCCCGCCGCCCGGCACTTCAGGCGCACCCCCGTGGACGCCCGCGCGCTGTCCCGTACGGTCTCCGCCCACCTGCACAATCCGCTGCTGCTGCGGCTGTACGCGCTCGGCATGCTCTTCATGGCGGTCTTCGGCGCGGTCTACAACACGGTCGGTTTCCGGCTGGTCGCCGCGCCGTTCCACCTCCCGCAGTCGATGGCCGCCTCGATCTTCGTGGTCTACCTGGTCGGCACCGCCTCCTCGGCCGGCGCCGGCCGCCTCGCCGCCCGCCTGGGCCGGCGCGGCGCCCTCTACGTCGCGATCGGACTGACGGCCGGCGGCCTGCTGCTCTCGCTGGCCGACTCGCTGCTAGGCGCGCTGCTCGGGCTCGTCCTGATCACCGCGGGCTTCTTCGTCGGCCACGCCACCGCCTCGTCCTCGGTCGGCCGCACCGCCACCCACGGCCGCGCCCAGGCCTCCGCGCTCTACCTGATCGCCTACTACCTCGGCAACAGCCTCGGCGGCACCCTCGGCGCCGACGCCTACCACTCGGTCGGCTGGCCCGGCTCGGCCACCGTCGGCCTGGCCGCGATGGCCCTGGCAGCAGCCGTCACCCTGTACGCGACCTGGCGCGCGACGCCGAGTCGCCGCAGCCCGGCCGCGGCTACCCTCCGGACATGA
- a CDS encoding Uma2 family endonuclease, protein MTTDPATYARFRAAAEQVAAYGKVEIADGQVLLSLPPTAAHTTVAHHIADQLRTRLPHTHPRHTVRLGSTLECPGLGRLYRPDVTVAPGEAEEPRSVLLVTEVVPWSTPSRAYDAKVRDYATMGIPLYLLVDPRDGTGIVHSQPGYAAREKFVFGDKIAVGPWTLDTGELLTYA, encoded by the coding sequence ATGACCACCGATCCGGCGACGTACGCCAGGTTCCGCGCAGCCGCCGAGCAGGTGGCGGCCTACGGAAAAGTCGAAATCGCCGACGGCCAGGTACTGCTGAGCCTGCCCCCGACGGCCGCCCACACCACAGTGGCGCACCACATCGCCGACCAGCTGCGCACCCGACTCCCCCACACCCATCCCCGGCACACCGTCCGCCTTGGCAGCACCCTGGAGTGCCCGGGACTGGGACGGCTGTACCGACCGGACGTCACGGTGGCACCAGGCGAAGCGGAGGAACCGCGCTCGGTTCTCCTGGTCACCGAAGTGGTCCCCTGGTCCACCCCCTCCCGCGCCTACGACGCCAAGGTCCGCGACTACGCCACGATGGGCATCCCGCTCTACCTCCTGGTCGACCCACGGGACGGCACCGGAATCGTGCACTCCCAGCCCGGCTACGCCGCCCGCGAGAAGTTCGTCTTCGGCGACAAGATCGCCGTCGGCCCCTGGACGCTCGACACCGGCGAGCTGCTGACGTATGCCTGA
- a CDS encoding AbrB/MazE/SpoVT family DNA-binding domain-containing protein: MADLKRRRRPHLVSTPMRKKGVVTIPQEIRELLDLQEGDHLVVAVEDGRIVMTPASVIPDDQAWFWTPEWQTKEQEVDEALANGERGDVFMDGDAFLQSLADDAGLDLAEVKRRADV, from the coding sequence ATGGCAGACCTGAAGCGCCGCCGCCGTCCGCACCTCGTGTCCACTCCGATGCGAAAGAAGGGCGTGGTCACCATCCCGCAGGAGATAAGAGAACTGCTCGATCTCCAGGAGGGGGACCACCTCGTGGTCGCCGTGGAGGACGGCCGGATCGTCATGACACCCGCCTCGGTCATCCCGGACGATCAGGCCTGGTTCTGGACCCCCGAGTGGCAGACCAAGGAACAGGAAGTCGACGAAGCGCTCGCCAACGGCGAACGCGGCGACGTCTTCATGGACGGAGACGCCTTCCTCCAGTCGCTCGCCGACGATGCCGGTCTCGACCTCGCGGAGGTCAAGCGCCGTGCCGACGTATGA
- a CDS encoding pyridoxamine 5'-phosphate oxidase family protein, with the protein MDTAGLVEITSADELRELLGPPTSRDAGKVRTRLHEHDKAWLAASPFCVLSTAAADGSCDSSPKGDPVGFTLVLDDTTIAVPERPGNRRADGFHNILSNPQVGLLFLIPGRGDTLRINGRARLVRDAPFFDRMTVKGHRPQLALLVEIEEVFYHCSKSFLRSSLWKPETWAPQDAPSRARIAKSLERSDEELADLEVYYGPQYGDRLYG; encoded by the coding sequence ATGGATACAGCTGGATTGGTGGAGATCACCTCGGCGGACGAGCTGCGGGAGCTGCTCGGGCCACCGACTTCCCGGGATGCGGGCAAGGTGCGCACCCGGCTGCACGAGCACGACAAGGCGTGGCTGGCGGCCTCGCCGTTCTGCGTGCTGTCGACGGCGGCGGCGGACGGCAGTTGCGACAGCTCGCCGAAGGGCGACCCGGTCGGCTTCACCCTGGTCCTGGACGACACCACCATCGCCGTGCCGGAGCGCCCGGGGAACCGGCGCGCGGACGGGTTCCACAACATCCTGAGCAACCCGCAGGTCGGGCTGCTGTTCCTGATCCCCGGCCGCGGCGACACGCTGCGGATCAACGGCCGGGCCCGCCTGGTCCGCGACGCGCCGTTCTTCGACCGGATGACCGTCAAGGGCCACCGCCCGCAACTGGCCCTGCTGGTGGAGATCGAGGAGGTCTTCTACCACTGCTCGAAGTCGTTCCTGCGCTCCTCGCTCTGGAAGCCCGAGACCTGGGCCCCGCAGGACGCGCCCTCGCGCGCCCGGATCGCCAAGAGCCTGGAGCGGAGCGACGAGGAGCTGGCCGACCTGGAGGTCTACTACGGCCCGCAGTACGGCGATCGCCTGTACGGCTGA
- a CDS encoding helix-turn-helix domain-containing protein — protein sequence MNHSQWKTSRTHSLLGEQVAEAPEVAAARLEIRYARAFGQALYDRRTELELSRLDVADRAGMAQHQIAEIEGGDIVPTLPLLERLAAALEAELDIHLAPGADAEVRFHSPAA from the coding sequence ATGAACCACTCCCAGTGGAAGACCTCGCGGACGCATTCTCTGCTCGGCGAGCAGGTCGCAGAGGCCCCCGAAGTGGCTGCCGCGCGCCTGGAGATCCGCTATGCGCGGGCCTTCGGGCAGGCCCTCTACGACCGGCGTACCGAGCTGGAGCTGTCGCGGCTCGACGTGGCGGACCGGGCCGGCATGGCGCAGCATCAGATCGCGGAGATCGAGGGCGGTGACATCGTGCCGACCTTGCCGCTACTGGAGCGCCTGGCGGCGGCCCTGGAGGCTGAGCTGGACATCCACCTGGCGCCGGGCGCCGATGCCGAGGTGCGGTTCCACTCGCCGGCGGCCTGA
- a CDS encoding thymidine phosphorylase encodes MDAISVIRAKRDRNELTDAQIDWVIDAYTRGEVADEQMSALAMAILLNGMNLREISRWTDAMIRSGVRMDFAALGVPTSDKHSTGGVGDKITLPLAPLVAACGAAVPQLSGRGLGHTGGTLDKLESIPGWRALLSNDEMMHVLRSAGAVICAAGDGLAPADKKLYALRDVTGTVEAIPLIASSIMSKKIAEGTGALVLDVKVGSGAFMKNLDDARELARTMVGLGRGAGVNTVALLTDMSTPLGLTAGNALEVRESVEVLAGGGPADVVELTIALAREMLAAAGVHGKDPAEALKDGSAMDHWRRMISAQGGDVDAPLPVAREQHVITAPASGVLTALDAYAIGVCAWRLGAGRARKEDPVQAGAGVEMHAKPGDTVTAGQPLLTLHTDTPDRYDYAIAALEGGVEVAPAGTEFTPAPIVLDRIA; translated from the coding sequence ATGGACGCCATCTCCGTCATCAGGGCCAAGCGCGACCGCAACGAGCTGACCGACGCTCAGATCGACTGGGTGATCGACGCCTACACCCGCGGCGAGGTCGCCGACGAGCAGATGTCCGCACTGGCGATGGCCATCCTGCTGAACGGGATGAACCTGCGCGAGATCAGCCGCTGGACCGACGCGATGATCCGCTCCGGCGTCCGGATGGACTTCGCCGCGCTCGGCGTCCCGACCTCCGACAAGCACTCCACCGGCGGCGTCGGCGACAAGATCACGCTGCCGCTCGCCCCGCTGGTCGCCGCCTGCGGCGCGGCCGTCCCGCAGCTCTCCGGCCGGGGCCTCGGCCACACCGGCGGCACCCTGGACAAGCTGGAGTCCATCCCCGGCTGGCGCGCGCTGCTCAGCAACGACGAGATGATGCATGTGCTGCGCTCCGCCGGCGCGGTCATCTGCGCGGCGGGCGACGGCCTGGCCCCCGCCGACAAGAAGCTCTACGCGCTGCGTGACGTCACCGGCACGGTCGAGGCGATCCCGCTGATCGCCAGCTCGATCATGTCCAAGAAGATCGCCGAGGGCACCGGCGCGCTCGTCCTGGACGTCAAGGTCGGCTCCGGCGCCTTCATGAAGAACCTCGACGACGCCCGCGAGCTGGCCCGCACCATGGTGGGCCTGGGCCGCGGCGCCGGCGTCAACACCGTCGCGCTGCTCACCGACATGTCCACCCCGCTCGGCCTCACCGCGGGCAACGCGCTGGAGGTCCGCGAGTCGGTGGAGGTGCTGGCCGGCGGCGGCCCGGCCGACGTGGTCGAGCTGACCATCGCGCTGGCCCGCGAGATGCTGGCCGCGGCCGGCGTGCACGGCAAGGACCCGGCCGAGGCGCTCAAGGACGGCTCGGCGATGGACCACTGGCGCCGCATGATCAGCGCCCAGGGCGGCGACGTGGACGCCCCGCTGCCGGTCGCCCGCGAGCAGCACGTCATCACCGCCCCCGCCTCTGGCGTGCTCACCGCCCTGGACGCCTACGCCATCGGCGTCTGCGCCTGGCGCCTGGGCGCCGGCCGGGCCCGCAAGGAGGACCCGGTGCAGGCCGGCGCGGGCGTCGAGATGCACGCCAAGCCGGGCGACACCGTGACGGCCGGTCAGCCCCTGCTGACCCTGCACACCGACACCCCCGACCGCTACGACTACGCGATCGCCGCCCTGGAGGGCGGCGTCGAAGTCGCCCCGGCCGGCACCGAGTTCACCCCGGCACCGATCGTCCTGGACCGCATCGCGTAA
- a CDS encoding cytidine deaminase produces MTQEHGTAAAPDWEALRAAARDAMSRAYAPYSKFPVGAAALVDDGRIVTGCNVENASYGLALCAECGLVSALHAGGGGRLVAFTCCDGAGELLMPCGRCRQLLYEHGGPGLLVDLPSGVKPMTEVLPDAFGPERL; encoded by the coding sequence GTGACGCAAGAGCACGGCACGGCTGCCGCCCCCGACTGGGAGGCGCTGCGCGCGGCGGCCCGGGACGCGATGTCCCGGGCGTACGCCCCGTACAGCAAGTTCCCGGTCGGGGCGGCCGCCCTGGTGGACGACGGTCGCATCGTGACCGGCTGCAACGTGGAGAACGCCTCGTACGGGCTCGCGCTGTGCGCCGAGTGCGGCCTGGTCTCCGCGCTGCACGCCGGTGGCGGCGGCCGGCTGGTCGCCTTCACCTGCTGCGACGGTGCCGGCGAGCTGCTGATGCCGTGCGGCCGGTGCCGCCAGCTGCTGTACGAGCACGGCGGCCCGGGGCTGCTGGTCGACCTGCCGTCGGGCGTCAAGCCCATGACGGAGGTACTGCCGGACGCCTTCGGTCCGGAGCGCCTGTAG